From a single Gimesia fumaroli genomic region:
- a CDS encoding neutral/alkaline non-lysosomal ceramidase N-terminal domain-containing protein: protein MNRVLKLKGFPSSSRCFLAAFSLLVICLCGWTNSTAEAAKTWKAGLAKVVITPKTGVWLAGYGSKRAPDAKLHDIWMKALALEDNNGNRAVLITSDFQGVPKSMSDRVFAQIKNKYGLERKQIMFTFSHNHCGPRLGDDLYDYYPTTPEQDQLVADYTDRMVVKTVEMIGQSLANLSPARLQMGTGHTTFAVNRRNNREADIPNLLKSGKALVGPVDHAVPVMTVTRPDGKLDAVLFGYACHPTTLSFTKVCGDYPGFAQLELEKNHPGVTAMFVNTCGGDQNPLPRRKVELCEKYGHMLAVAVEEVLKKPLEPISPGLKTAFEYVELPYLKVVTRADLEADTQSGSAIKKRWAARLLKKLDQGETFPAAYPYPIHAWKLGTEMLMIGMGAETVVDYSLRFKREFGPGTWVCGYADDMISYIPSKRVWLEGGYEGGSNLYEYGRPAYRWGPDTEDLISAAVHKLVKQVDPKTD, encoded by the coding sequence ATGAATCGGGTCTTAAAACTTAAAGGCTTCCCTTCTTCTTCCCGTTGTTTTTTAGCCGCTTTCAGTCTGCTTGTGATCTGCCTTTGTGGATGGACAAATTCAACAGCCGAAGCCGCTAAGACCTGGAAAGCGGGGCTTGCTAAAGTGGTGATCACTCCGAAGACCGGAGTCTGGCTTGCCGGTTACGGGTCGAAACGCGCTCCCGACGCCAAGCTGCACGACATCTGGATGAAAGCGCTCGCACTGGAGGACAACAACGGAAATCGGGCCGTACTGATTACCAGCGATTTTCAAGGCGTTCCGAAAAGTATGAGCGACCGGGTCTTCGCGCAGATCAAAAACAAATATGGGCTTGAGCGCAAACAGATCATGTTTACCTTCTCGCACAACCACTGTGGTCCCCGGCTGGGCGATGATCTCTACGACTACTACCCTACGACTCCCGAGCAGGACCAGCTTGTAGCAGACTATACCGACCGCATGGTTGTCAAAACCGTGGAGATGATTGGACAGTCTCTTGCAAACCTGTCACCGGCCCGTCTGCAGATGGGAACCGGACATACCACGTTCGCCGTCAATCGTCGAAATAACCGGGAAGCGGATATCCCCAATCTGTTGAAATCAGGAAAAGCACTGGTCGGCCCCGTAGATCATGCAGTCCCCGTCATGACTGTCACACGTCCTGACGGCAAACTGGACGCCGTCCTGTTTGGATATGCCTGCCATCCAACCACCCTCAGCTTCACGAAAGTCTGCGGCGATTACCCCGGCTTTGCACAGTTGGAACTCGAAAAGAATCATCCCGGTGTCACTGCCATGTTTGTCAACACCTGCGGCGGTGATCAGAATCCGCTCCCGCGCAGAAAAGTCGAACTCTGTGAAAAATATGGACACATGCTGGCGGTCGCCGTCGAAGAAGTTCTGAAGAAACCACTCGAACCGATCTCTCCCGGATTGAAAACGGCATTTGAATATGTCGAGCTGCCTTACCTCAAAGTCGTCACTCGCGCTGACCTGGAAGCAGACACCCAAAGCGGCAGTGCCATCAAAAAACGCTGGGCGGCTCGCTTACTGAAAAAACTGGATCAAGGCGAAACCTTTCCCGCCGCTTATCCTTATCCGATCCATGCCTGGAAGCTTGGCACGGAGATGCTGATGATCGGGATGGGCGCGGAAACCGTGGTCGATTACTCGCTCCGCTTCAAACGGGAATTCGGACCGGGCACTTGGGTCTGCGGCTATGCGGACGATATGATCTCCTACATCCCGTCAAAACGCGTCTGGCTGGAAGGAGGCTACGAAGGTGGCTCAAATCTGTATGAATACGGACGCCCCGCCTATCGCTGGGGACCTGATACGGAAGACCTGATCTCCGCTGCCGTTCATAAACTGGTCAAACAGGTTGATCCGAAAACAGATTAA
- a CDS encoding ATP-binding protein produces MTKSNHALIKLEKLTERLEQSVVLKLHQALSEVSAQIIETYRREDESLPPIEAISNATLAMSDLQTTIAEIKQTLVSLRSTFDENRQKNREVSDTQANALVNSAQIINELEETREHLKTAHSAAEAATQAKSIFLANMSHEIRTPMTAILGFSEILQNEEISETDRSKAAQTIQRNGHYLLDIINDILDLSKIESGRLNLEKRNLNPVRSLLDVKSLLEDRAKANQNKLHLELQGEVPAVIQTDPTRLKQALVNLIGNAIKFTSNGTIRIRIEYHAQSQLLCYHIIDSGIGISDTELHHIFKPFGQADSSTSRKHGGTGLGLTITKRIAELLGGNVSLKSEYGKGSEFTLSIAASIPPDTPMLTSIDDSLAPRATPLEYSVNSPIKGRILLVEDGPDNQRLIRFILNKAGAEVTIAKNGVEGIKLALAAKESEDPFDLILMDMQMPVMDGYEATQTLRELGYTGQIVALTAHAMKGDDQRCLEAGCDAYLSKPIDRNVFIPEVAARMGQDSNNENDSCKQTV; encoded by the coding sequence ATGACGAAATCAAATCACGCGCTTATCAAGCTGGAGAAACTGACCGAACGACTTGAACAGTCAGTGGTCCTAAAATTACATCAGGCGCTCTCTGAGGTCAGTGCGCAAATTATCGAAACATACCGGAGAGAAGACGAATCGCTCCCGCCCATTGAAGCCATTTCCAACGCCACCCTGGCAATGAGTGATCTGCAAACAACGATCGCTGAAATCAAACAGACTCTAGTCAGTCTTCGCAGTACATTTGACGAGAACCGGCAAAAAAATCGGGAGGTTTCTGATACCCAGGCGAATGCACTTGTAAACTCTGCACAAATCATCAATGAACTGGAGGAAACCCGAGAGCACCTGAAGACAGCCCATAGCGCGGCAGAGGCTGCCACGCAAGCCAAGAGTATTTTCCTGGCAAACATGAGCCACGAAATTCGTACGCCGATGACAGCCATCCTGGGCTTCAGCGAGATTCTGCAGAATGAAGAGATTTCAGAAACGGATCGGTCCAAAGCGGCCCAGACGATTCAGCGCAACGGTCACTATTTACTGGATATCATCAACGACATCCTGGACCTTTCCAAAATTGAGTCCGGTAGACTCAACCTGGAAAAACGAAATCTCAATCCAGTCCGTTCATTACTTGATGTTAAATCGCTGCTGGAGGATCGTGCCAAAGCAAATCAGAACAAGCTACACCTGGAACTGCAAGGCGAAGTACCTGCTGTGATTCAGACTGATCCGACGCGTCTGAAACAGGCACTCGTTAATCTTATTGGAAACGCGATCAAATTCACCAGCAATGGCACGATTCGAATCAGAATCGAATATCATGCCCAGAGTCAATTACTCTGTTACCACATCATTGATTCAGGCATCGGTATTTCAGATACTGAACTGCACCATATTTTTAAACCCTTTGGTCAGGCAGACTCTTCAACCTCACGCAAGCACGGTGGAACAGGGCTGGGATTAACCATTACTAAACGGATTGCAGAACTGCTCGGGGGTAATGTGAGCCTGAAAAGCGAATATGGCAAAGGCAGTGAGTTCACGCTGAGCATTGCTGCCTCAATCCCCCCCGACACCCCCATGCTGACTTCCATCGATGATTCATTGGCCCCCCGAGCAACGCCACTGGAATATTCTGTCAATAGTCCGATTAAAGGTCGGATCCTGCTGGTGGAAGATGGGCCAGACAATCAACGTTTGATCCGATTTATTTTGAATAAAGCAGGTGCTGAAGTCACCATTGCCAAAAATGGCGTTGAAGGCATTAAACTCGCGCTGGCCGCTAAGGAATCGGAAGACCCATTCGATCTGATTTTGATGGATATGCAAATGCCCGTCATGGATGGATATGAGGCAACACAGACACTTCGTGAACTCGGATACACAGGACAAATCGTCGCACTCACCGCGCATGCCATGAAAGGCGATGACCAACGGTGCCTGGAAGCAGGCTGTGATGCCTACTTATCCAAACCCATCGACCGCAATGTTTTTATTCCGGAAGTCGCGGCCCGGATGGGACAGGACTCAAACAACGAAAACGACAGTTGCAAACAGACTGTTTAG
- a CDS encoding pyridoxal-phosphate dependent enzyme, which produces MDTNHFTLGEGQTPLLRSRSLGPGAGLDHLYFKLETINPTGSYKDRFAAAAITDMQSQGKTRVVTSSSGNAGSALAAYSAAAGMECQVAVFIGAPENKLKQMLAYGAQIWKIQDFGADPEITREAFEYLRHVGSAADAQLQISSYQYSPVSMMGVEAIGSELVSQSESISRSIDHVFCCAGGGGLLLALVHGFETALRQKKIECLPAMHCVQPAGNNTIAGPLREGADQAQPCHSTTAIGGLQVASVLDGNEVIAACRQSGGTGYLVDDETVFEVQSQLARQEGIFCEPAAAVSLTGVLQAAKAGKIQREETVVCVVTGTGFKDQAALDRMLASSVCPVVTLPEFIDLTT; this is translated from the coding sequence GGACAAACGCCTCTCTTGCGTTCTCGTTCTTTGGGGCCAGGCGCGGGGCTCGATCATTTGTATTTCAAACTGGAAACAATCAATCCCACGGGGTCCTACAAAGATCGTTTTGCTGCTGCCGCGATTACCGATATGCAGTCGCAGGGCAAAACACGAGTGGTGACTTCGTCCAGCGGGAATGCCGGTTCCGCGCTGGCGGCTTACAGTGCCGCCGCCGGAATGGAGTGTCAGGTGGCTGTGTTTATTGGCGCACCAGAAAATAAGTTGAAACAGATGCTGGCCTACGGTGCTCAAATCTGGAAGATTCAGGATTTTGGAGCCGACCCGGAAATTACCCGAGAGGCCTTTGAGTATCTCAGGCACGTTGGTTCGGCTGCGGATGCGCAGCTTCAGATCAGCAGTTATCAATATAGTCCCGTCAGTATGATGGGAGTGGAAGCCATTGGTTCAGAACTGGTAAGTCAATCGGAGTCGATATCACGGTCGATTGATCATGTCTTCTGTTGCGCCGGGGGCGGGGGGCTGCTGCTGGCGCTGGTACACGGGTTCGAAACAGCGTTGCGACAGAAAAAAATCGAGTGCCTGCCTGCCATGCACTGTGTTCAGCCGGCGGGTAACAATACGATCGCCGGTCCGTTACGCGAGGGAGCGGATCAGGCGCAGCCCTGTCACAGTACAACGGCAATCGGTGGACTGCAGGTGGCGAGTGTGCTTGACGGAAACGAAGTGATAGCCGCCTGCCGGCAGTCGGGGGGCACTGGTTATCTCGTCGACGATGAAACCGTTTTTGAGGTGCAGTCCCAACTGGCGCGTCAGGAAGGCATCTTCTGCGAGCCGGCGGCTGCGGTTTCCCTGACAGGCGTTTTGCAGGCGGCCAAAGCAGGCAAAATTCAGCGCGAGGAGACAGTGGTCTGTGTCGTAACAGGGACCGGGTTTAAAGACCAGGCTGCCCTCGATCGTATGTTGGCTTCTTCAGTCTGTCCGGTCGTCACACTGCCTGAATTTATTGATCTGACTACTTAA
- a CDS encoding dihydrodipicolinate synthase family protein, producing the protein MSSIKMITALGTPLTPEEELHIPGLEAHIHDQLAHGINGFLVAGTMGLMQLLTESTYRQLVEQSVQFNAGKAEILVGVGDTSFVRTRDRIRIVEQFDIDGVVALAPFFIKYSQEDLVDYYLSLAELSSKPLYLYDLPQTTGTKLEVETVLKLAEHPNIHGIKCSDHFVTIRPVLDTIGDEFRVIVAQPNLMDVLLRSGVREHLDGIYGLVPEWIEKMVAATESEDWNELALIQQDLSELLRLLVTSSAPLFSTVTTILNMRGIPGNFAPRPMRPLTAAEQTQLAEHPLIQKIFTGKTVSSVEA; encoded by the coding sequence ATGAGTTCAATCAAGATGATTACTGCACTGGGAACACCATTGACGCCTGAGGAAGAATTGCACATTCCGGGACTGGAAGCGCATATTCATGATCAACTGGCTCATGGCATCAATGGATTCTTAGTCGCCGGGACAATGGGGTTGATGCAGTTGCTCACGGAATCGACGTATCGGCAACTGGTCGAACAGAGTGTGCAGTTTAATGCAGGTAAAGCGGAGATACTGGTGGGGGTCGGCGATACGAGTTTCGTGCGGACCCGCGATCGCATTCGCATAGTCGAACAATTTGACATTGATGGTGTAGTTGCATTGGCTCCCTTTTTCATCAAATACAGTCAGGAAGATCTAGTCGATTATTATCTGTCCCTGGCCGAGTTGAGTTCCAAACCCCTGTACCTGTACGACCTGCCTCAGACAACGGGGACGAAGCTGGAAGTGGAAACCGTGCTCAAGCTGGCAGAGCATCCGAACATTCACGGAATTAAATGCTCGGATCATTTTGTCACGATTCGGCCCGTGCTGGATACGATTGGTGATGAGTTTCGCGTCATTGTGGCACAACCTAATTTAATGGATGTGCTGCTGCGATCCGGAGTCCGCGAACATCTGGATGGAATTTATGGCCTGGTACCGGAGTGGATTGAAAAGATGGTCGCGGCCACGGAATCTGAGGACTGGAATGAGTTGGCGTTGATTCAGCAGGATCTGTCGGAATTGCTGCGTCTTCTGGTTACTTCTTCCGCACCGCTGTTTTCAACGGTCACGACGATTTTAAACATGCGGGGGATTCCCGGAAACTTCGCGCCCCGTCCCATGCGTCCTTTGACTGCAGCTGAGCAGACGCAGCTTGCCGAACATCCGCTTATTCAGAAGATCTTTACCGGAAAAACTGTTTCGTCTGTCGAAGCTTAA